GCCTTTCTTATGGAACTCTCCAAAGGTAGCTGTAAAAAGAATACCCCGGCAATGTATCGAGGGGATAGTGGTAAGCACGAAAATGCAAAAGACGGTTGTCATAGAGGTGGAACGTACGAAAAAGCATCCGAAGTATGGGAAAACAGTACAATATACGAAAAAGTATAAAATACATGATCCCCTGGAGGAATGTAGTGTAGGAGACCGGGTGCTTGCTCATGAAACCAGACATTTCAGCAAGACTAAATATTTTAGATTTTACAGAAAACTGTATTGAGACGGTAAAAAAAGAGTAGGTATTTCAGAATTAATATTGGATATATCACTATATGGAAAGCAAATGCATTAACAATTAAAGACTATTGATTATGAGAAGACTAACCGTACTGCTGTTCCTTGCTTGTCTATTCTCTTGTCAAAACGATGATAATGAGAAAGAGACACAACCTGAAGAGAAAGAAAGCGTATTCAGGTTTATTGATAAAGCTAATATCACAAATACGGACACTTATGAGAAGGCCGAATTTTGTTTAAGAATATACTATCCGAAGGGGGACTATACCAAATTTATAAATGACTTTATATATGCGGATAATATCCCTGATACTTTGGATTACATAGTGCCGGAACTGTATGAAGGATGTATCTATGAGTATCGTGTCTTTTTGAGTAACAAATCGTGGGATGCACCCAAGAAGTCAAAGGAATATCGATCTGCGGAGGTCAGAGTGGAGCATTCATGTGATTCCGTGCATTTTGAATATCCTAAGGATACGATAAATGCAATTGAGGCATTGGAAATAAGCAGACCATGAAATTTTATGTGTTAACAATAATAAAATGACATATATAGTAACACGTAAGGAATAGAAACCAAGAAGAAAATCCACTGGGATAACCTTTTTTAATGACTTTAAGGCAGAGCTGTCTATCGTCATTGGAGAAATAGCTCTGGCCTTGAAAAACAATCGCTCTTTGACAGAATGGGACATATACGGAAATAAAGATAACCCCTTGACCGTTTGTGTATTTGCATAAATAGCATTACCTTTGCAGATAACAATAGAGAAAGGAGGCAATAATGGCAAGACCGATAAAAGAAACTCCGATACTCTTCGGGGAGGATGCACGGAGATTTGAAGCGCGGATGAAAAATCCACCGAAAGAGACTCCGGAAAAGCTGGAAGAGATAAAACGGGATTATAAGTACATCATGAGCATTTTTAAAGAAGAAACTGATGGCAGAAATAAATAATCCAGAGTTTGGTGTTCGCCGTTTGGATGAACACGAGAGAATAGAATCGTTCGATTGCGGAGACGCGGATTTGAACGATTTTATTATGAATGAATCTTTCATTTATAGAAATGAACTGCTTGCTGTTAGTTATGTAGTGGAAGATGCCTTTGGCAAAGTTTTGGCATATTTCAGTCTGGCAAATGATAAAATTTCTCTTTCGGAATTTGAGAACAAGACGGAATTTAATCGCTTTCGGAAAAAACGCTTTGTTAACGAGAAGCGTCTGAAAAGTTATCCAGCAGTGAAAATCTGCCGCTTTGGGGTAGATGTTTCGACACATAATTTGCACTTGGGCAGCAAATTGCTTAATTTCATTAAAGGCTATTTCGTTATTAACAATAAGACCGGATGTAGGTTCATTACAGTTGATGCCTATATTGATGCAGTACCTTTCTATCTGAAGAATAATTTTTTAGAGTTGACATCAAGTGATGAGGATGCCTCTCATACAAGGTTATTATATTATGATTTGAAAATGATGGTTTAAACGATCACTCAGACATATTCTTTATTTCCGTCCCGCTAACCAACGAAAGACTTTGGTTAGCGGGACGGTTTCGTTTTGTCCCACTCTGTCTGAAATGGATATAATTTTAATCAATAATAAAAATGCTTATGGCAACAATTAGAAACAAAGAAATCAGTAAAACAGGCGGTGTATGCCTGTCATTCGTAGCTGTACTGGCAATAGCGGCAGCAACTTTATTTACCAGTGGAAAACCGGTTGAGGAGTTATCCGAAAATGCCGCTGTGGGTCGTAAATCGGTGATTACCGCCGCCGGAGCCACATTGCCGTTACCTTTCTACAGCGAGGCGTTCAAGATGTACTGGGAGAAGAACGACATCCCCGTTACTTATGCCGGTATCGGTACGGAACGCGGATTCAGAAGCCTGAAGAATCAACAGATAGACTTTGCAGGTGTGGACGTTCCACCTACCAAAGCGGAACTGGACAGTCTGCCGGTAAAATCTATCCTTGTACCTACGTGCATGGGGGCAGTGACTATCGCCTATAACCTGGAAGGTGTGGATAACCTGCGCCTGACGGGAGAGCTGATAGCAGATATCTATATGGGTAAGATATTGAAATGGAATGATGCAAGGATTGCGGCAGTGAACGCCGGCAAGCAATTGCCCGACAAGGAAATCTATCCCGTTTTCCGTCTGGACGGTAGCGGAACGACTTATATCTTCAGTGACTACCTGACGAAAGTGAGTACGGACTGGAAGGCCAAGATTGGCACGGGAAAAGCCTTGACCTTTCCACGTGGAGTAGCGGCTACGGGAAATACGGGCGTGGCCGGACTGGTAGGTAAAGTTCCGGGTGCTATCGGATACGTGGCTTCGGAATATGCAGCCAGCTTCAATACGCAGAGTGCATGGCTGAAAAACGCTGCCGGAAACTTTGTGCAGCCCACTTCGGAAAGCGTTACCGCTGTCGCAAGCGTGGGGGATGCTACGGGCATGATTACCGATTCAGAGGTTGCCGACGCTTATCCTATCAGTTGCTTCACATGGGTGGTACTTTATAAGGAGCAGAACTATGCCGGGCGTAGTCGCAGTGAAGCGGAAGAAACCGTGAAGCTGCTGGAATGGCTGATCAGCCCGGAAGCTCAGACTATCACTACCCAGGTGCAATGTTCACCGCTGCCGGAAAAGGCTGTGGAATATGCCAAGAACATGTTGAAGGAGGTGACATACGACGGAAAAGCATTGAGAAAGTAATATAAGAATACGTTCGTACTTAACAAGGAGGGACACAGCGTGATAACAAAAACAATGTCCACATCGGAGAAAAGAAAGGGGATGCAGACTGATATGCCGGAACTGCAAGCCATGATATCACAACGAATCCAAGAACAGAACTACCGGGAAGTGCTGAAAGGAGTGACAGCCTTCCCATGGTGTACGGATGATCCGTGCGTCTTTCGGACCGCTGCGGGTAACTTGTGGATAGCGGTAGGGCATGTGAACCGGAAATCGGAAGTGCCCAAGTTCAGTTATAAGAACTTCCTCTGCGCCTATCTGCTGGGTAATGCAGAAGATGGGGTGGCTGCTTATCTGGACTTGCAGGCTGCCGCTTGGAAGGGGGTGGAACTGGTGATGTTCTCCTCCCATGCGGATGGTCTGTCCGCTTTGTACGGAGATGGGAGAGCGAATGACCGGGATTTGTTGTACCGTTTCTTTGGACGAAACTACGTTTTTGCTGTCGGCTTCCGGAAAAAGGAAGAGAAGGAGCAGGCATCGGCTGGTGATAAGATATTTATTGCCTCCGTGGATGCGGTTGGATTCGGGGAAATTGATAAGGACGGCAAACTGGCGGTCATCAATAAGATAATGAGCTATGAACAGTTTTTTGATGACGAGGACTTGAAACCGATGTGGGGAGCGCTTGCCGTGAAACTGTTCATCTTGAAATGTAACGGTTATCGGGAATCGGCCAAAGACCGGAAAGCATTGGACATTTTGCTTCATGACATGATGAAACTGTGCAAATCAATGGAGTTGACTGCCGGATTGGATGACCAGAAACGGAAACATCCGGAAAGTGCCGGGATAAACCCGCAGATGGCTCTGCTGAAGAATGAGGCGATGGTAAAGGTGCATAACGGTATGGATGAAAAGGTAAAAAGCAACTTGCCGCTACTGGAATGGGCCGTCAATCACTTACCGGCTAAGTTGCTTCAGGAGTTTGGTACGTTCGTTGAATCGGTGCCCCAAATAAAGGAGCCTACAGCTTACGATAATCTAATGTCGCTGGAGAGTGTGCTGAAAGAAATGGACCGTCTATTCAAAAAGGCAGCGGAGGAAGAGAATTTGTCTTTAACTAAAAACAGCATGACAGATGGGTAAACAAGAAACGAAACCGGATAAGAAGCCCATGCGGATGGTAACATCCAAGATGAGCATTGAAGAAACTATTGAGGTGCTTCGCGAGGATCTTAAGACTAATGTACGTTCCAAAGCATGAAGAAAGCATATCCTGCTGAATCCGAAGGTGGAGGGAATGGCCAGATTCCCGTCCGGGGTTGATTCTGTTTTAATCAACACTCCCGTAATGGAATGGGGAGTGAGATTCTATGTTCTCAGCAAGCAGGAATGGAAGCAGCAGACTATAGATAGATGCGGCCAGTTCTATTGCTTGGTACCATCGAATGCCGGTTTCCATGTTTATCTCTTTGTCACGATGGACACGGGTGAGAATGCTGTTTTTGTTTTCCCTCCCCATTTTTTTATACGTTACCGTGAACGGTACTGGGGAAAACACAGTACGCTGTCCGGAAAGATTTTGAGAAAGACTTATTTGAAGGATAACCTCGTGATGCGCTACGGCCTGCAACCGGGCAGCGAGGAACGGGTGACCGGAGCACGGATATACAGCGCATCCTCCCATGGCGTTGCGCTGGGGATTGTGTTAAATGACGAAGCGTATCTCTTCAAGACATTCATCACCTACGCAATGACGAAAGGGGAACAGATACCGTTGTACATGCAAGAGAAATTGAGCATGGAAAGGGCGCAGGTGGAGTATTATAATACCGGCAGGCTGGCTGACCTGGTGGAACTGGAAGAACGCGACAGGAAACGAAGGGAAATGCTGATGGCCGAGGAAAGGCGGCGTGAGGAAAAGGAAAAACGTAGAGCGGCTGAGCCGGGGGAGGCTTACTTCTATGTGGAGGGGCCATTGACTCTTATAATGCCTGACGAAGAAATACAGGAAGAAAATACCGGATTCTGGCAACGAGGAACTACCATGTTCTGCGACTCCAAACTGATTGAAGAATCGCAACGGGAGATGCGCGAGCTGGCATCGGTTGAAGCCCGGATTCAGGAACTAAAGAATATACCCCAAAAAGCGGAAGAGAAAAAGGGCGTTTTTAAAAGATTGTTTGGCCGTTATTTCTGAACAATCCTTGTTGATTGACAGAGATTGGCCAGTGTAAGTTTAAACTAAAAAAGATTGTGATGACAAGAGAAGAAATAATCCTTTGCCGGAAAGCGCTTGTTGCTTTTCTCTTTATGGTGGCTGCCATGTGTCTGAGTATGCTTACGTCCTGCTCCAATGAGGACGAGATGTTTGACAGGGAGACTACAGAGGTACTGCCTTCGGTGATTAGTGAGGATAGAACATTGTACACCGATACGGAGTATCTGATTAGTAAGCCTGTGTTTGTGACCAACGGCGCCACGCTGACCATACAACGCGGCGCATTGCTGAAAGCTCTTCCCGCATCGGGTCAAGGGAAAGCGACGATTGTCATTACAAAGGGGTGTAAGATTGTTGCCAACGGTACGGAGGATGCTCCTATCGTGATGACGGCATTGATCAAAGAACCGGGTAGTTGGGACGGTGTGATTGTGTTGGGGAAGGCTCCTGTCAGTTATGAGTGTGAGACTTTATATTGTGGAACTGTTGCTACGGATATTTCTTATGGAGGTTCTGAGGAGAATGATGATTCCGGTTCCCTACAGTTTGTCCGGGTGGAGTACGCCGGTGCCGCCGGCGGGGCAGTGACCTTTGACGGTGTGAGCCGGGGAACTACGATAGACCATTGTCAAAGTTACTGTAGCGGTGGCGACGGGTTTATGTTCAACGGAGGGACGGTGAATGCCCAGTATCTGATTAGTACGGGTGCCAGCCAGAACGGATTGTGCTTCAATGAAGGATATACGGGGAAATTGCAGTATGTGATGGCTACTGCACCTATTCGGAAGAGTGTGTGGAGCGTGGTTAGCTGCAATGGGACGGGGAAATTGGAAGTTCCGTCTTTCTATACACATCCGGTGATTGCGAACCTGTCTACGGCGCATGATAATAAATCTCATGGCCGACGGTATCCGATTGCGGTTTCCGCATATAGCCGGCTGACACTGGTGAACAGCAGTACCCGCGAGGCTGTGGCAGATGATGACATTCCTGTCCAACTGATTGGTGGCCAACCGGGAGCGTTGCCGGGTATCGATTATATCCTGATTAACGCTACGCGTGAAGTGACTTCCCTGACCCCTGACAGGTTTGTGCTGGATACCTTTTTTGAACGGACGGATTATGAGGGGGCCGTGGCTCCGGATGTGATGAAGGACAGGGATTGGACTAAGGCCGGATGGGTGAGGCAGGGCAAGAAACCATGAATTACAAATTAATAAATTATTTAAACCATAAATGATTCAATACAACGGAATAACCTTGCTGCGGGACGAGGACGGAACCCCGATGCAAGTAAACATCGACCTGCGGGTGCATGGTACAGAACTGGATGCCTTCATGCGTGCCCACGGGCTTACCGCGCAGGAACAGAGCGAGATGCTCCGTTCAGTGACGGGTGAGGACATCTCTCCGACTTATGTGGCGGGTGGAAAGGTGCAACAACATGTGCGCTATCTGCCGGAAATGAAAAGACAAATACAGACAGAAACGGACAGGCTGTTCGTAAGCCCGCGTACAAGGCCTGTGAGTGTGATAAGGAAAGAGTTTCCGGACTTGCTGCTGCACCGCATCGTGCGTGTGCTGACACCCATTCCCCGGACGAAGGCGGCAACGCCGAAAGCCTTCGAGCGGTATTGCGGACGGGACACCTTCTGGGTGCGGTTCAAGATGCAGGGCATGATGAACGTCACCTGGTGCGTATTCTTCACAATCCATGACGAGGGAATCGTACTGGTGAGGCACCTTGCCGGAGCAGGAGAAAACGATGAAGACTTATGAACTGCCGGATAGTCATAGCGGTGTTGTCCGTCTGTATCTTCTTGAGCTTTTTCGTTACCCTTGTATGCATAGGGGCAGTGCACAGGGCAGAAAAGCGTATGAGGACGAGGAATAGAACAAAACGGTTGGGAGAATGGGATTGAAACTTAAAATATTCATAGGTTATGCCATGCTGATACTTCTGTTGGGATTCATTATTTACCTGTTCCGCGGGGAGCGTATGAAACGGGATGAACTGAAGTGGGAAATGAAAGAACTGGGCATAATACGCGACCTTACGCGCAAAACTTACGGTCATCTGCTGGAACTGGCGTCGCAAGGCGAAGTGGTGAGCACCTGGAGCGAAAGCGACTTACGGCTATACCGTGAGAGAAGAGAAAAGACGTGCGGTGTCCTGAAGGAACTGCAGCAGTTTGTACATACGCCGGAACAGCAGGAACGCATAGACTCGCTGTGCCTGCTGCTTGAGCAGAAAGAGATGCTCCTGTCAGCGGCCATGAGCACGTTTGACGAACTGGAAAACATCGGCGAGACGGTGGGCGAAAAAGTGCCGGCTATCGTCAGGCAGGTGCGCAGGCAGCCGACAAGGAATATCCTCGCCCCTGCCGTGAAGGAAGCTTATGCCGGGACAGCAACCACCGGGGAAGAACAGCCGGAGAAGAAGAAAAGTTTTCTGAAGAAAGTTTTCGGCGGAAAAGAGAAAAAATCCGCTTACCGACAACAACGGGAGCAGCAACGGGCGGCATCGGAAAAAGTGCCGTCGTCCACCACTCGAAACAGCGGGAACAAT
This sequence is a window from Bacteroides thetaiotaomicron VPI-5482. Protein-coding genes within it:
- the pstS gene encoding phosphate ABC transporter substrate-binding protein PstS; the protein is MATIRNKEISKTGGVCLSFVAVLAIAAATLFTSGKPVEELSENAAVGRKSVITAAGATLPLPFYSEAFKMYWEKNDIPVTYAGIGTERGFRSLKNQQIDFAGVDVPPTKAELDSLPVKSILVPTCMGAVTIAYNLEGVDNLRLTGELIADIYMGKILKWNDARIAAVNAGKQLPDKEIYPVFRLDGSGTTYIFSDYLTKVSTDWKAKIGTGKALTFPRGVAATGNTGVAGLVGKVPGAIGYVASEYAASFNTQSAWLKNAAGNFVQPTSESVTAVASVGDATGMITDSEVADAYPISCFTWVVLYKEQNYAGRSRSEAEETVKLLEWLISPEAQTITTQVQCSPLPEKAVEYAKNMLKEVTYDGKALRK
- the rpsQ gene encoding 30S ribosomal protein S17; the protein is MVPCRLRPFLWNSPKVAVKRIPRQCIEGIVVSTKMQKTVVIEVERTKKHPKYGKTVQYTKKYKIHDPLEECSVGDRVLAHETRHFSKTKYFRFYRKLY